A window from gamma proteobacterium SS-5 encodes these proteins:
- the prmC gene encoding peptide chain release factor N(5)-glutamine methyltransferase, translating into MRNYRTALTWARAELAGLDNPALEAEVLLAHLLGRSRSHLLAWPERALDAVQQRAFAGLIQRRRAGEPLAYITGRREFWSLELEVGPGVLIPRADTELLVELALGLIPELIAEQAPTQGPLRIADLGTGSGAIAAAIASERPDCQVLAVERSDAALGIARANLQRLGLGHVQTRQGDWCRAFNPGERFDLILSNPPYIASDDPHLQQGDLPAEPIQALVSGADGLDDLRLISACAPAHLRPGGWLLLEHGFAQGACVRQLLRQAGLEAVRSENDLAGQQRVSLGRGKNGRLPKPAFALG; encoded by the coding sequence ATGCGCAACTATCGCACCGCCCTGACCTGGGCTCGGGCCGAGCTGGCCGGGCTGGACAATCCGGCGCTGGAAGCTGAGGTGTTGCTGGCCCATCTGCTGGGCCGCTCCCGCAGCCACCTGCTGGCCTGGCCCGAGCGGGCCCTGGATGCCGTGCAGCAGCGGGCCTTCGCCGGGCTGATCCAGCGCCGTCGCGCTGGCGAGCCCCTGGCCTATATCACCGGTCGGCGCGAGTTCTGGTCCCTGGAGCTGGAGGTCGGCCCTGGGGTGCTGATCCCCCGTGCCGATACCGAATTGCTGGTGGAGTTGGCCCTGGGACTGATACCGGAGCTGATCGCCGAGCAGGCCCCAACCCAGGGCCCGCTACGTATCGCCGATCTGGGCACCGGCAGCGGTGCCATCGCCGCCGCCATCGCCAGTGAGCGGCCCGATTGTCAGGTTCTGGCGGTGGAGCGCAGCGACGCGGCGCTCGGCATCGCCCGGGCCAATCTTCAGCGGCTGGGGCTTGGCCATGTGCAGACCCGCCAGGGTGACTGGTGTCGGGCCTTCAATCCGGGAGAGCGGTTTGATCTGATCCTCTCCAACCCACCCTACATCGCCAGCGATGACCCCCACCTGCAACAGGGTGACCTGCCCGCCGAGCCAATCCAGGCACTGGTCTCGGGGGCGGATGGCCTGGATGATCTGCGCCTTATCAGCGCCTGCGCCCCGGCCCATCTGCGCCCCGGCGGCTGGCTGCTGCTGGAGCACGGCTTTGCCCAGGGGGCCTGTGTGCGCCAACTGTTGCGCCAGGCCGGGCTCGAAGCGGTGCGCAGCGAGAACGACCTGGCAGGCCAGCAACGGGTCAGCCTGGGACGGGGCAAAAATGGCCGTTTGCCCAAACCGGCTTTTGCGTTAGGCTAG
- a CDS encoding glutamyl-tRNA reductase: protein MSIYALGVNHKSAPVALRERLTFGPDILGEALAALAGQDDINEAVILSTCNRTEIYCASQNGCDGLIEWLAHFHGIDSASLTPHLYCYHDEEAVSHLLRVAGGLDSMVLGEPQILGQVKSAFAAAQEAGSIRKLLGRLFQHCFAVAKQIRTDTAIGSSPVSVAFAAVSLARQIFADLSQQTALLIGAGETIELAARHLSQHGIGRILVANRTLERAHNLAMEFDGYALALTELPNHLAEADIVISSTASPLPVLGKGTVESALKKRKHQPMFMVDIAVPRDIEAEVAELPDVYLYSVDDLQEVIQENLRSRQEAAEQAQEIIDLQTREFAGWLRSLDAVEVILDYRSHAEQMRDQVLRRALRMLDNGKPADEALRYLAHTLTNKLLHAPSANLRQAGFEGQQEVLQAANNLLQIKRQAASN, encoded by the coding sequence ATGAGCATCTACGCCCTCGGCGTCAATCACAAATCCGCTCCGGTCGCCCTGCGCGAGCGCCTTACCTTTGGCCCCGATATCCTCGGCGAGGCCCTGGCCGCGCTGGCCGGGCAGGATGATATCAATGAGGCGGTGATCCTCTCCACCTGCAATCGCACCGAGATCTACTGCGCCAGCCAGAACGGCTGCGATGGCCTGATCGAATGGCTGGCCCATTTTCACGGCATCGACTCTGCCAGCCTGACCCCGCACCTGTACTGCTACCATGACGAGGAGGCCGTCAGCCACCTGCTGCGGGTAGCCGGTGGGCTGGACTCCATGGTGCTGGGCGAGCCGCAGATCCTCGGCCAGGTGAAGAGCGCCTTTGCCGCCGCGCAGGAGGCAGGCAGCATCCGCAAGCTGCTCGGCCGCCTGTTCCAGCACTGCTTTGCCGTGGCCAAGCAGATCCGCACCGACACCGCCATCGGCTCCAGTCCGGTGTCGGTGGCCTTTGCCGCGGTCAGTCTGGCGCGGCAGATCTTCGCCGACCTGTCGCAGCAGACGGCGCTGTTGATCGGCGCGGGCGAGACCATCGAACTGGCGGCGCGTCATCTCAGCCAGCACGGCATCGGTCGTATCCTGGTGGCCAACCGTACCCTGGAGCGGGCGCACAACCTGGCGATGGAGTTCGATGGCTACGCCCTGGCCCTGACCGAGCTGCCCAATCACCTGGCCGAGGCGGATATCGTCATCTCCTCCACCGCCAGCCCCCTGCCGGTGCTGGGCAAGGGTACGGTGGAGAGCGCCCTGAAAAAGCGCAAGCACCAGCCCATGTTCATGGTGGATATCGCCGTACCCCGGGATATCGAGGCCGAGGTGGCCGAGCTGCCCGATGTCTATCTGTACAGCGTGGATGACCTGCAGGAGGTGATCCAGGAAAACCTGCGCTCGCGCCAGGAGGCCGCCGAGCAGGCGCAGGAGATCATCGACCTGCAAACCCGCGAGTTTGCCGGCTGGCTGCGCTCCCTGGACGCGGTGGAGGTGATCCTCGACTACCGCAGCCACGCCGAGCAGATGCGTGATCAGGTACTCCGCCGCGCCCTGCGCATGCTCGACAACGGCAAGCCCGCCGACGAGGCCCTGCGTTACCTGGCCCACACCCTGACCAACAAGCTGCTCCACGCCCCCAGCGCCAACCTGCGCCAGGCCGGTTTCGAGGGCCAGCAGGAGGTGCTGCAAGCGGCCAACAACCTGCTGCAAATCAAGCGCCAGGCGGCGTCTAATTGA
- the prfA gene encoding peptide chain release factor 1: MKPSLLSKLEQISERLEEITALLAEPSVQGDQNRFRELSQEYAQLEPVVNCYRNYRQLEQDLLGAQEMLKDPEMADLAAEEIEQTEQRLAQLSPQLQKLLLPADPNDHRNIFLEIRAGTGGAEAALFAGDLYRMYSRYAEARRWQVEPISMSEGEQGGYKEIICRISGQDVFSRLKFESGTHRVQRVPDTESQGRIHTSACTLAILPEAEAIDHIDINPNDLRIDTYRSSGAGGQHVNTTDSAVRITHLPSGIVVECQDERSQHKNKSRALSLLTAKLLSGAQAQQADEQASSRRLQVGSGDRSERIRTYNFPQNRLTDHRINLTLYKLDEFMEGVLDPVIDPLTHEYQADQLAALAEDR; the protein is encoded by the coding sequence ATGAAACCTTCACTCCTCAGTAAACTCGAACAGATCAGCGAACGGTTGGAAGAGATCACCGCCCTGCTGGCGGAGCCCTCGGTGCAGGGGGATCAGAACCGGTTCCGCGAACTCAGCCAGGAATATGCCCAGCTGGAGCCGGTGGTCAATTGCTACCGTAACTATCGCCAGTTGGAGCAGGATCTGCTGGGTGCGCAAGAGATGCTCAAGGACCCGGAGATGGCCGATCTGGCCGCCGAGGAGATCGAGCAGACCGAGCAGCGCCTGGCCCAGCTCAGCCCGCAGCTGCAGAAACTGCTGCTGCCCGCCGACCCCAACGATCACCGTAATATCTTCCTGGAGATACGCGCCGGTACCGGGGGTGCCGAGGCCGCCCTGTTTGCCGGTGACCTCTACCGCATGTACAGCCGCTACGCCGAGGCGCGCCGCTGGCAGGTGGAGCCGATCAGCATGAGCGAGGGCGAGCAGGGTGGCTACAAGGAGATCATCTGCCGTATCAGCGGTCAGGACGTGTTCTCCCGCCTCAAGTTCGAGTCCGGCACCCACCGGGTGCAGCGGGTGCCGGATACCGAATCCCAGGGCCGCATCCATACCTCCGCCTGCACCCTGGCGATCCTGCCCGAGGCCGAGGCCATAGACCACATCGACATCAACCCCAACGACCTGCGCATCGACACCTACCGCAGCTCCGGGGCCGGCGGCCAGCACGTCAACACCACGGATTCGGCGGTGCGCATCACCCATCTGCCCAGCGGCATAGTGGTCGAATGCCAGGACGAGCGCTCGCAGCACAAAAACAAGTCCCGCGCCCTGTCCCTGCTCACCGCCAAGCTGCTGTCCGGGGCCCAGGCGCAACAGGCCGACGAGCAGGCCAGCTCAAGGCGGCTACAGGTAGGCAGCGGCGACCGCTCCGAGCGCATCCGCACCTACAACTTCCCGCAGAACCGCCTCACCGACCACCGCATCAACCTGACCCTGTACAAGCTCGACGAGTTCATGGAAGGTGTTTTGGACCCCGTTATCGATCCGCTGACACACGAATATCAGGCCGATCAGCTGGCGGCGCTGGCAGAGGACAGATGA